From a single Lewinella sp. LCG006 genomic region:
- a CDS encoding AraC family transcriptional regulator has product MSGLLDQHKSRRQLTTLVENRTVYSAEYAELNIYETHAVAEKVMLTFDFPIIASMLTGKKIMHLDGIPSFEFLPGESLVLPSQQKMIIDFPIATQESPTQCLALGIDANKINEVADKFNQVVSIEEENNDWAIHDLATHLTNNIEVNYLLERLITTFVNNNKSKDILLDLMIQELIIRLLQTNAKQSLICGCDGIFSDTRIGMVIKYIKDHLTEKSMSVDSLAKMAQMSTSNFHKKFKNTLGVSPVEYINSEKIKFAKKLMKARPDSFISEIAYKSGFNNVSYFNRQFKKMEMITPQQFKHSLSQ; this is encoded by the coding sequence ATGTCGGGATTACTTGATCAGCATAAAAGTCGTCGCCAGCTCACTACGCTCGTAGAAAACCGAACGGTTTACAGTGCGGAATATGCCGAGCTGAATATTTATGAAACCCACGCAGTAGCTGAAAAAGTGATGCTCACTTTCGACTTCCCCATCATTGCCAGTATGCTAACGGGGAAAAAGATCATGCATCTGGATGGTATTCCATCTTTTGAATTTCTGCCCGGAGAATCATTGGTGTTACCCTCTCAGCAAAAGATGATTATCGACTTCCCGATTGCTACGCAGGAATCCCCTACCCAGTGTCTCGCCCTGGGAATCGATGCAAATAAGATCAACGAAGTGGCTGACAAATTCAACCAAGTCGTAAGCATCGAAGAGGAAAATAATGATTGGGCCATCCATGATCTTGCCACCCACCTCACCAACAATATAGAAGTCAATTACCTGCTTGAGCGACTGATTACGACTTTTGTTAATAACAATAAATCAAAAGACATCCTGCTGGACCTGATGATTCAGGAGTTGATCATCCGCTTGCTCCAAACCAACGCCAAGCAAAGTCTTATCTGTGGCTGTGATGGGATATTCAGTGATACCCGCATCGGCATGGTCATCAAGTATATCAAAGACCACCTTACCGAAAAAAGCATGAGTGTGGATAGCCTCGCAAAAATGGCCCAGATGAGTACCTCTAATTTTCATAAAAAATTCAAAAACACCTTGGGTGTATCCCCTGTAGAATACATCAACAGTGAAAAGATCAAGTTTGCCAAGAAGCTCATGAAGGCGCGACCCGATAGTTTCATCTCAGAAATAGCCTACAAATCCGGTTTCAACAACGTCAGCTACTTCAACCGGCAGTTTAAAAAAATGGAGATGATTACACCGCAGCAGTTTAAGCACTCGCTTTCGCAGTAG
- a CDS encoding CoxG family protein: MQLKGTHTLPISRQNLWELLMDPDFLAKVTPGVTRLERTGDDTYEAIADIKMGPVKGSFSGDLAVKEKNEPESFVLEVTQKSKMGNVSATINLGLVTVDDEQTALEFDGKANLSGLLARMGQRVLSGVASTLTKQFFASLEEEISSDADA, encoded by the coding sequence ATGCAATTAAAAGGTACACACACCTTGCCCATTTCCCGGCAAAACCTCTGGGAATTACTCATGGATCCTGATTTTTTAGCCAAAGTAACACCGGGGGTTACGCGCCTGGAGCGAACGGGAGATGACACGTACGAAGCCATCGCAGATATCAAAATGGGGCCAGTGAAAGGTTCCTTCAGTGGTGATCTGGCGGTGAAAGAAAAAAACGAACCAGAGAGCTTCGTTTTAGAAGTTACCCAGAAAAGTAAAATGGGCAATGTTTCCGCAACGATTAACCTGGGATTGGTAACCGTTGATGACGAACAGACTGCTTTGGAGTTTGATGGCAAAGCCAACCTCTCGGGCTTACTAGCCCGTATGGGACAAAGAGTTCTCAGTGGCGTTGCCAGTACCCTCACTAAACAGTTTTTTGCTTCGCTGGAAGAGGAGATCTCCAGTGATGCTGATGCGTAA
- a CDS encoding (2Fe-2S)-binding protein → MSHSITLTVNGKTVSATVEGRTLLVDFLREHLSLTGTHVGCDTSSCGACTVHIDGVSVKSCTTLAAQADGTSVTTIEGIANGDEMHPIQEGFKEKHGLQCGFCTPGMVMSAADLLKKNPHPTETEIRQALEGNFCRCTGYHNIVQAIQYAAEKMQKVEA, encoded by the coding sequence ATGTCGCATTCCATTACGCTTACCGTAAACGGCAAGACCGTCAGCGCAACCGTAGAAGGCCGAACCTTATTGGTAGACTTTCTGCGAGAGCACTTATCACTAACCGGCACCCACGTCGGTTGTGATACCAGTAGCTGTGGTGCTTGTACCGTACATATTGACGGTGTATCCGTGAAATCCTGTACGACCTTGGCTGCTCAAGCTGATGGCACTTCTGTAACCACTATCGAAGGCATCGCCAACGGAGACGAAATGCATCCCATTCAGGAAGGCTTTAAGGAAAAGCACGGCCTGCAATGTGGTTTCTGTACCCCTGGTATGGTAATGTCAGCAGCCGATTTGTTGAAAAAGAATCCCCATCCAACAGAGACCGAAATCCGTCAGGCTTTGGAAGGTAATTTCTGTCGCTGCACAGGCTATCATAACATCGTTCAGGCCATCCAGTATGCCGCCGAAAAGATGCAGAAAGTAGAGGCTTAG
- a CDS encoding YdeI family protein, with translation MNETGIFYPTSQVDWRQWLEENHLYKQSVWLVFYAKSSEKPSISWSEAVDVALCFSWIDSKKIKIDQEKSHQFFSKGKPQSTWSKINKEKVQNLFAKGLMVQADLNSIEVAKQNGSWTILDEVEELTVLLNLKFGSSNEVLW, from the coding sequence ATGAACGAGACAGGAATTTTTTATCCGACAAGTCAAGTAGATTGGCGACAATGGTTAGAAGAAAATCATTTGTACAAGCAATCTGTTTGGCTTGTTTTTTATGCTAAATCATCAGAGAAGCCTTCCATCTCTTGGAGTGAAGCAGTTGATGTAGCATTATGCTTTAGTTGGATAGACAGCAAGAAAATCAAGATTGACCAAGAAAAATCACATCAGTTTTTTAGCAAAGGAAAACCACAAAGCACTTGGTCAAAAATCAACAAAGAGAAAGTTCAAAACCTTTTTGCAAAGGGATTAATGGTACAAGCAGATTTGAATAGTATTGAAGTAGCCAAACAAAACGGTTCTTGGACAATTCTTGACGAAGTTGAAGAACTTACAGTTTTACTAAATTTGAAGTTCGGGTCTTCGAATGAAGTTTTGTGGTAA
- a CDS encoding glycoside hydrolase family 65 protein: MKPIDLIISLLLLWSSLPAQDLTSSPWHIPATDIDPNHYFGITVANGVVGLVSSPEPMKVQDVVLNGVYDYYQRGRVSNILKTFNHMNLDLDVDGRRIRRADISNFAQVLDMKKAQLVTTFTVGSDLEVTHRLMSLRHLPYTAMSIVEVKAKRNLELTATSTIEAPDHLGDVRNYYAEIDRPHVMVPLMTSVANSPSGKQKVAASVSFIFEEDHGSEPDLIHEDWDYNRHLTKFRKPLKAGESYSFSVVGSTCASRQFEDPHNEAERLTIFAALEGKDRLLMRHQQAWDKLWESDIIIEGDLRSQRAVRSALYHLYSFARAGTSYSLSPMGLSGLGYNGHVFWDTEIWMYPPILAMQPAMAASLMEYRYDRLGAAQQNAFSHGYEGAMYPWESADDGTEDTPVWALTGPFQHHISGDVSWACWKYYQVTGDKEWLRNRGWPIMKSVADFWTSRVERNGPGQYDIKNVIGANEWLENIDNNAYTNGMAITVLRYTTQAATELGLTPDPDWAHVADNIPIVQFPDGTTRENDTYAGEIIKQADANLLAYPMTIVQGEKRIRQDLAYYEPKMAPDGPAMSVAVLATLYARLGEPEEAYRLFNKSYQPNEVPPFGVLAETAGGTNPYFATGAGGMLQTVLFGFGGLEITDEGIIQREGHLPKAWKSLTITGVGRDRETFKVE; the protein is encoded by the coding sequence ATGAAGCCTATTGATCTGATCATAAGCCTGCTCCTCCTGTGGAGCTCCCTGCCCGCCCAGGATCTTACCAGTTCTCCCTGGCATATCCCCGCCACTGATATCGACCCTAACCACTACTTTGGCATTACCGTGGCCAATGGCGTGGTGGGACTGGTGTCTTCCCCAGAACCGATGAAGGTGCAGGATGTCGTCCTTAATGGTGTTTACGATTATTACCAACGAGGTCGCGTATCCAATATCCTCAAGACCTTCAACCACATGAATCTGGACCTTGATGTTGATGGCCGCCGCATCCGTCGGGCTGATATCAGCAATTTTGCCCAGGTGCTGGACATGAAAAAGGCCCAACTCGTGACCACCTTCACCGTGGGCAGCGACCTGGAGGTGACGCACCGACTGATGTCACTGCGGCATCTGCCCTATACGGCCATGAGTATCGTTGAGGTGAAGGCCAAGCGCAACCTGGAGCTGACCGCCACCAGCACCATCGAAGCGCCTGATCACCTGGGGGATGTACGTAACTACTACGCCGAGATTGACCGCCCTCACGTGATGGTACCCCTGATGACTTCGGTAGCGAACAGTCCTTCCGGCAAGCAAAAAGTGGCGGCATCGGTGAGTTTTATCTTCGAAGAAGATCATGGAAGCGAGCCCGATCTGATCCACGAAGATTGGGATTACAATCGGCACCTCACCAAATTCAGGAAACCGCTCAAGGCTGGCGAGAGTTACTCGTTTAGCGTAGTGGGCTCTACCTGCGCCAGCCGCCAGTTTGAAGATCCCCACAACGAGGCCGAACGACTCACCATCTTCGCTGCGCTCGAAGGCAAAGACCGCCTGCTCATGCGCCATCAGCAAGCCTGGGATAAGCTCTGGGAAAGTGACATCATCATCGAAGGAGATCTACGCTCCCAACGGGCGGTACGTTCTGCGCTGTACCATTTGTACTCCTTCGCCCGTGCGGGTACTTCTTACAGTCTTTCGCCCATGGGACTTTCGGGCTTAGGCTACAATGGCCACGTATTTTGGGATACCGAAATCTGGATGTATCCTCCCATCCTGGCGATGCAACCCGCAATGGCGGCATCACTGATGGAATACCGCTATGATCGTTTGGGAGCCGCTCAACAAAACGCCTTTTCGCACGGCTACGAAGGGGCAATGTACCCCTGGGAGTCGGCCGATGATGGAACAGAAGATACCCCGGTTTGGGCACTGACCGGCCCTTTCCAGCACCATATTTCCGGCGATGTGTCCTGGGCCTGCTGGAAGTATTACCAGGTGACCGGTGATAAGGAATGGCTGCGCAACCGTGGTTGGCCGATCATGAAATCCGTCGCTGACTTCTGGACCAGCCGGGTAGAACGCAATGGCCCCGGACAGTACGACATCAAAAACGTGATCGGTGCCAACGAGTGGTTGGAAAACATCGATAACAACGCCTACACCAATGGTATGGCGATCACCGTTCTTCGCTACACCACTCAGGCTGCTACGGAATTGGGGCTTACTCCCGACCCGGATTGGGCACACGTTGCGGACAATATTCCCATCGTCCAGTTTCCTGACGGGACCACCCGCGAAAATGACACTTATGCCGGTGAAATCATCAAGCAAGCCGATGCCAACTTGCTGGCCTACCCAATGACGATTGTTCAAGGAGAAAAACGTATCCGTCAGGACTTGGCTTACTACGAACCCAAGATGGCTCCTGATGGCCCGGCCATGTCGGTCGCCGTTTTGGCCACCCTTTATGCTCGCCTTGGGGAACCGGAAGAAGCCTACCGCTTATTCAACAAAAGCTACCAACCCAATGAGGTGCCTCCCTTCGGCGTGCTGGCAGAGACGGCTGGCGGCACCAACCCTTATTTTGCGACTGGCGCTGGCGGTATGTTGCAAACGGTATTGTTTGGCTTCGGCGGATTGGAGATTACCGATGAAGGGATCATTCAGCGGGAAGGGCATTTGCCTAAAGCATGGAAATCACTGACCATTACCGGCGTAGGCCGTGATCGGGAGACGTTTAAGGTGGAATAG
- a CDS encoding Uma2 family endonuclease, with protein sequence MSTTGNINISKRYTYAEYLQWSLEESVELIRGQLFKKAPAPNLRHQEVSGNLHYLIKKFLWKESCKVFHAPFDVRLPLLVDQQKDEDITTVVQPDICVVCDPDKLDARGCVGAPDWIIEILSPATSSKDLREKYQIYEQVGVKEYWVIHPHEETLQIFRLNEEGIYEGRALPYVREDIVQVTSLPGLEIKLDDVFSD encoded by the coding sequence ATGAGTACGACAGGAAATATCAACATCAGCAAAAGGTATACTTACGCAGAATACTTACAGTGGTCGCTGGAGGAAAGCGTAGAGCTGATTCGTGGTCAACTTTTCAAGAAGGCACCTGCTCCTAATTTAAGGCATCAGGAGGTGTCGGGTAATCTTCATTATTTGATCAAGAAGTTTCTCTGGAAGGAAAGTTGTAAAGTTTTCCACGCACCATTTGATGTACGTCTGCCACTTCTGGTAGATCAACAGAAGGATGAAGACATTACTACCGTGGTACAACCTGACATTTGTGTGGTTTGTGATCCTGATAAGTTAGATGCCAGGGGATGCGTGGGGGCTCCAGACTGGATCATTGAAATACTCTCGCCGGCAACCTCCAGTAAAGACCTAAGAGAGAAGTACCAAATTTATGAGCAGGTAGGTGTAAAAGAGTACTGGGTCATACATCCACACGAAGAAACATTGCAAATCTTTCGGCTCAATGAGGAGGGAATCTACGAAGGAAGAGCCTTGCCGTATGTGCGGGAAGATATAGTTCAGGTCACTAGTTTACCCGGCTTGGAGATCAAATTAGATGATGTGTTTTCTGATTAG